A genomic segment from Fusarium fujikuroi IMI 58289 draft genome, chromosome FFUJ_chr04 encodes:
- a CDS encoding probable NADH2 dehydrogenase (ubiquinone) 21.3K chain: protein MEHPSSANWKAHKKADNLFKPYDVLDDTAKAGVIGALSGLFLSSVKNAMAKNNVGILSVFTRGAHIIGIGAAAPAAYVFVSRSSMNLREKDDAFSAALGGFALGSVLGLPTRRMPVVMGLGGGLAIFQGMFHYLGGRYDSFKREDDEFERKEIIRRSTRLPIEQTISEIGEGRGIRPPGYEERRAERLSEKYGVEINPIKATVEGSQ, encoded by the exons ATGGAGCACCCGTCGAGCGCGAATTGGAAGGCACACAAGAAGGCCGACAACCTTTTCAAGCCTTACGATGTCCTCGATGACACCGCAAAGGCTGGTGTGATCGGTGCTCTCAGTGGTCTCTTCCTGTCCTCCGTCAAGAATGCCATGGCCAAGAACAATGTCGGCATCTTGAGCGTCTTCACCCGAGGTGCTCATATTATCGGTATTGGAG CCGCCGCTCCCGCCGCATATGTCTTCGTCTCACGAAGCTCAATGAACCTCCGCGAAAAGGACGACGCCTTCTCTGCTGCTCTCGGTGGCTTTGCCCTGGGTTCAGTTCTCGGCCTTCCCA CCAGACGAATGCCCGTTGTTATGGGACTAGGTGGTGGTCTCGCAATCTTCCAGGGTATGTTCCACTACCTCGGCGGCCGATACGATAGCTTCAAGAGAGAGGACGACGAATTCGAGCGCAAGGAGATCATCCGACGAAGCACCCGACTGCCAATTGAGCAGACTATTTCAGAGATTGGCGAGGGCCGAG GTATCCGACCTCCTGGATATGAGGAGCGAAGGGCAGAGCGACTTAGTGAGAAGTACGGTGTTGAGATTAACCCCATTAAGGCGACTGTCGAGGGTAGCCAATAA
- a CDS encoding related to monocarboxylate transporter 2, which produces MARSTISSSSETINDRNLQPTTSTDPEKSGPQPIAKTEANIHPEPANAVAADLERGDNDEKKQKQPPAGPPPGMAPADFPDGGFEAWLVVFGGWCALFCTFGLVNCVGVFQKYYVSGPLRDYDSSAVSWITSVEVFFMVFCGAIFGSLFDNYGPKYLLWFGSIAYIFGLMMISLSKEYYQFFLSQSIVAAIGSSAVFNACMSSLVTWFFKRRAGAFGIMVSGSSLGGVVLPIMMDKMIHSVGFPWMMRTMAFMFLILLVFSCLTVKSRLPPRPKPFIVKDYINGLRELPILITVIGFFFFMWGMFLPFNYVLLQAQAAGMSKTLIPYLLPILNAVSIFGRIIPGIIADKIGRYNVMIIITFISALFCFCVWIPVKDTAGIVVFAVIFGFSSGGYISLVPTLIAQLSDIRQIGTRVGAAFAIQSFGALTGSPIAGAIVSAQNGDYLGLQLFCGCSMLAGCIFFVFARYVQVGLKAVKV; this is translated from the exons atggctcgttCGAcaatatcctcctcctccgagACGATCAATGACAGAAACCTCCAACCAACCACTTCGACAGACCCTGAAAAGTCAGGTCCTCAACCTATTGCCAAAACAGAAGCCAACATACACCCGGAACCTGCCAACGCCGTCGCGGCAGATCTTGAGCGTGGTgacaatgatgagaagaaacagaagcaACCGCCAGCAGGCCCTCCCCCAGGAATGGCACCAGCTGATTTCCCCGATGGTGGTTTCGAGGCTTGGCTTGTTGTCTTTGGTGGATGGTGTGCTCTGTTCTGCACATTCGGCCTTGTCAACTGCGTGGGTGTGTTCCAGAAATACTATGTTTCTGGACCGCTTAGGGACTATGATAGCTCTGCCGTGAGCTGGATCACCTCTGTTGAGGTGTTCTTCATGGTCTTCTGTGGTGCCATT TTTGGCAGTCTGTTCGACAACTACGGCCCCAAGTACCTTCTGTGGTTTGGGTCCATCGCCTACATCTTTGGTCTCATGATGATTTCTTTGTCGAAGGAATACTACCAGTTCTTCCTCTCACAGTCCATCGTCGCGGCCATTGGATCAAGCGCTGTCTTCAACGCTTGCATGTCCTCGCTCGTCACCTGGTTCTTCAAGCGTAGAGCTGGCGCTTTCGGTATCATGGTCTCAGGCTCATCTCTCGGAGGTGTTGTTCTTCCAATCATGATGGACAAGATGATTCACAGCGTCGGCTTTCCCTGGATGATGCGGACCATGGCTTTCATGTTCCTCATTTTGCTTGTCTTCTCTTGTCTCACTGTCAAATCGCGTCTACCTCCTCGCCCCAAACCCTTTATTGTCAAGGACTACATCAACGGTCTCCGCGAACTTCCCATACTCATCACTGTCataggcttctttttcttcatgTGGGGCATGTTTCTTCCCTTCAACTATGTCCTCCTCCAGGCTCAGGCTGCGGGCATGTCCAAGACTCTGATCCCTTACCTGCTACCTATCCTCAATGCTGTGAG TATCTTTGGTCGTATTATTCCCGGCATTATCGCCGACAAGATCGGTCGATACAAcgtcatgatcatcatcacattcaTATCCGCCCTCTTTTGTTTCTGTGTCTGGATTCCTGTCAAAGATACAGCCGGCATTGTCGTATTTGCTGTCATTTTTGGGTTCTCATCTGGTGGCTATATCAGTCTCGTCCCGACTCTCATCGCACAGCTCTCCGATATTCGCCAGATTGGTACTCGTGTTGGTGCTGCGTTTGCGATCCAGTCTTTTGGTGCTCTGACAGGAAGTCCCATCGCTGGGGCTATCGTGTCTGCTCAGAATGGTGACTATCTGGGCCTGCAGCTGTTTTGTGGCTGTTCTATGCTGGCCGGTTGCATATTTTTCGTCTTTGCGCGCTATGTGCAAGTCGGGTTGAAGGCTGTCAAGGTCTGA
- a CDS encoding probable tRNA (guanine-N(1)-)-methyltransferase: protein MEPTTSEGETDLPHQEPSSLSENSANTGDSEQTVTTDSHTRPTDNVPLTEGSNIPQKRPADDEAAAPMSKNALKRLRKQQQWEAGKEERKQKRKDSRVARKVRKREERAALIAQGIDPNANKQQKPPSVNVPVTLIFDCDFEQYMREKELISLGSQITRSYSENKNARYRTHIFVSGWNGKLAERFHQILDDKHKNWKGIDFVDGDFIECAKQARKRMKDPNDRMVDQLQRSLDNKIPWARDEKDPLPLPDPEPEPSPEYQDIVYLSSDSPYTLERLEPNTSYVIGGLVDKNREKGLCYKRARERGIRTARLPIGQYMVMQSRTVLATNHVVEIMLKWLEYENWGDAFMSVIPKRKGGHLRDQRGDSGEAEEAEGQGAEELEEEDQEIKDPDAEETTSQTSTPEVEAPSK, encoded by the coding sequence ATGGAGCCAACAACAAGTGAAGGAGAGACAGATCTGCCTCATCAGGAGCCATCCTCACTATCAGAAAACTCAGCCAACACTGGAGATAGTGAGCAAACAGTCACCACCGACTCTCACACCAGGCCAACAGATAATGTGCCCCTTACAGAGGGCTCGAACATTCCTCAAAAACGGCCTGCAGATGACGAAGCCGCCGCACCAATGTCCAAGAACGCTCTCAAGCGTTTAAGAAAACAGCAGCAATGGGAAGCCGGAAAAGAGGAGCGCAAGCAGAAGCGAAAGGATAGCCGAGTCGCACGCAAAGTCCGCAAGCGTGAAGAAAGGGCAGCGCTTATCGCCCAGGGCATTGATCCAAATGCCAACAAGCAGCAGAAACCTCCTTCAGTCAATGTGCCTGTCACACTCATCTTCGACTGTGACTTTGAGCAGTACATGCGCGAGAAGGAGCTCATCTCACTCGGCAGCCAAATCACAAGATCATACTCAGAGAACAAAAATGCGAGATATCGTACACACATCTTCGTCTCGGGTTGGAATGGAAAATTGGCTGAGCGGTTCCACCAGATCCTCGATGACAAACACAAGAACTGGAAGGGCATTGACTTTGTGGACGGAGATTTCATCGAGTGTGCGAAGCAGGCCCGAAAGAGGATGAAGGATCCGAATGATCGCATGGTCGATCAACTCCAGAGGAGCTTGGATAACAAAATCCCTTGGGCAAGGGATGAAAAGGACCCTCTCCCCTTGCCTGACCCCGAGCCAGAGCCCTCTCCCGAATACCAGGACATCGTTTACCTATCATCAGACTCACCATACACACTCGAACGCCTCGAGCCCAACACAAGCTATGTCATCGGCGGCCTCGTCGACAAGAACCGCGAAAAGGGGCTGTGCTACAAACGAGCAAGGGAACGTGGCATCCGAACGGCTCGGCTGCCTATCGGCCAGTACATGGTGATGCAGAGCCGGACGGTTCTAGCGACAAACCACGTCGTCGAGATCATGCTCAAGTGGCTTGAGTATGAGAACTGGGGCGATGCGTTTATGAGTGTTATCCCTAAGCGCAAGGGCGGTCATTTGAGAGACCAGAGGGGTGATTCAGgtgaggcagaagaagctgagggtCAAGGGgccgaggagcttgaggaggaggatcaaGAGATAAAGGAccctgatgctgaggagaccACATCTCAAACCAGTACCCCTGAAGTCGAAGCTCCCTCAAAGTAG